The segment aGAGTAGCTGTGCGACGCGACGTCTACACCGCAACCGCCACAGCCGCATTAACGGAGGAGACGCCTTCACCAATGACGCCGTTGCATTTCCCGTTAAGGGTGGCCGCGACGACGTCGTTTCTCTCCGTCCTTACGAGACTCTTCATGATCCCTTCCAGATCCCTCTTGTGCACATTCACCACAAGTCCGTTCTTCATGAACAACGTCAGCGACATCTTCTGCTCCACCTTATGTCCCGGCGCCACCGTCAGACTGTGCCGGAGTAACACCGCCGCAGCTATCGTTTTCATCTGCAGATACGCTAGATCTTTCCCGAGACATATCCTCGGTCCGGCGTTGAACGCCACGAATCTGTACTGATCGTGGTTCACGAACTTTCCATCTTCCGGCGAGATCCACCTCTCCGGCTTGAACTCAAGGCAATCCTCTCCCCACGTCGTCTTCATCCTCCCCGCCGCGTAGATCGAGTATGTCACCGACGATCCCGCCGGTACGAAGGTTCCGTCCGGGAGAACATCGTCGTTCACGACGTGCTTCGAGTCCTCCGGCACCGACGGGTAAAGCCTGAGCGTCTCGGAGAGCGCCGCCTTCAGGTAAACCAATCGATCCACCTCATCGAATCCTAACGGCTCCTCCGTCCACGACGAGACGTCGCTTCCACGTGTCTCCATCAGAACGGAGCATATCTCCCGGACGATCTTCTCCTCCACCGTTGGATGCGTCATCACGAGCCAGAAGAACCAGCTCAGCGCTACTGATGACGTGTCACGTCCAGCTAATATGAAATTCAGCGCCACGTGTCGCAGGAAACCCTCGCTGTACGACTGCCCTTTctgatctttcttcttcatgaAACGGGAGAGGAGATCGTCGTGTCCCTGGACCCCACTCTCCTGCTGACTCAGCAGCTCTTGCTTACGTGTATTAATGACAGCGTCTAAATACCCCTCGATCTCTCCCAAGCTCCGGTTCAAGCTGACTTCTAAGCCGAGCCCAAGCCATTTCTTGATCCTCCACAGAAACTCCGGCAGAATAAACCGCTGGAGAGAAGCTTCCGTGGCTCGGTCGAAAGCCGAAGCGAAGCCGTTCTCGGGAAGTCCCGGCGCACAGGTTCGAGTGTCTTTCCCAAAAGCTAAACCGCATATGTTGTCGAATGTGAGCCGTAGTACCAAGTCTTGAAGGTCGACCGGCTCGCATGTGTTCTGAGCCGTTTCAAGAATTGGACAGAACCGGAGCTTGATTCCCCGGTTTACCCACCTACCCATGGCTTGTCTCAGCGTCCTGCGTCACAAAGTCAATTCACTTAGCCGAcaattcatattatttataataataccGAACCAAATCCACTAACTAAACCGGTTAATTGAATTAAGAAAATGGTATGTTATCAAATAATTCGTTACGTGCACATGCATGGATTCTGCAATATAATTAATCTCCGGTTAAGGATCTACCTGGTGGTGAATTCAAGAGCGGCGGTTTTGCGCTGGAAGAGCCAGGTGTCACCGTCGGAGTTGAAGATGCCTTGGCCGAGGAAGTCATGAAAAACAGCTTGCCACGTAGGACCTTTAGGGTAGTTATCGAAGCGGGTCTTGAGCATGTGTTCAATGTTCTTGGGGTCGGCCGTGACCGTCACGAGACCTTGCTTCTTTGCCAAGAAAGGCACTGCGCAGATACATGTCTGATACGTTCCCCCACACGCACGGAGGTTCTCAGTGATCCAGTCGTGCATACGGTCACGCTGCTCGATCAGACCCGGGAGACTCCCCAATATCGGCCAGACACGTGGACCCTTTAGCCAACGTGAGATCCGCTTAAACCACAGCCAGTAAGCTGCAGCGATCGCTACAAGCAGCATCGTATTGGATACATCCATATCTGGTGATATTTCTCTCTCGAAGTTGCTATAATAGGAGATTGTGATTGAATGATACGGAaatggttgtttttgtttcctggAAAATAATAATCCCTTTTGAGGAAACTTAAGGAATATGAATGGTGTTTCCAAAACTGGTGGTGAGAGATATATCAAGGTTTAGTATAAAAGGATATGGTTTTCTTGGAGAAATTTATAGAGACAGAGAAGATGGCATtaggaagaagaaaacaagtggAGGAAAATAACTCTTACTGCTAACCATCAGAAGCAGCAACCCTCATTAATGAGACTGGTTGAGAGAGTGTATACTAATTGAATGGGATTTGAAAATTTAGCCAAGTCTTGGAAAAAGCTCGTTTTGGTTAATTGTTATGGAGATGACTAAAGACTGTTTAGATTTTGAAGTCAAGGAATTGGTAAAAGTTTGAGAGTATATAACAAGAGAGGAGGGCAAGGTGAAGAAGAGAAGTCTCATTCAATGATGAATCCATTAAATGACtcttaattatttgtatatacatACATTATATGTATGTAATTTACAgctatattttaatatttatagtaTATTGTGTGTGTGTCTCTGTGTGCTAGATTAAATGAGATTAGTTGAGAACCTAAAGGCACAGAAAAAGATGGATGAGAATAAGAAGAAGTAGGAGAAAGAACGAGAATCTTTtgatctattttattaattcaccATTTAATAAGGGTAAGAAGAGCTCAACACATGTATGATTAGGTAATGACATTAGGGTTTGCATgatataattaatgtatttgGTTACATCGTGTACTAATACACATTTTAGGTTTGACTTTGTAGGTGATCGTAAACCAACGATCACGTTTTCTTGAAAACTGATGATTTTTTCACCACTCAATTAATTTGATTTAGTTTAGGTTATACTAGAGAAAATTAAAGGAGACGTGATTTTTAATCTTCTCGTTTTGGTTTATcagctttctttatttttctggGCTTTGGTAAGCAACTCGTGACTCTTCTGATCtaatttgcttcttctttttttaattgcaTGCATGGTGAAGAAAGTTTTAAAGAGTGAATTGATTAGTCCCACAAGAAAGAAATATAGTTTCTTGTGCATTTTGTTTATAGCCTGCCCGGTTACATTTTGtactttttacattttaaactgTTTTAAAGTAcgtatatataacaattttcCTTCTAACACCCCAACAAAATTGTTGAAATTCgaatattaacaaaaactatGTTcagtagacaaaaaaaaaacatgatgaaTTATGTGCATGCACAAATCTCAAGTAGGATGAGATGTCATGGCATTCATGAGATGTGAAAGTCAAAGGGAGCTGACTTGTGTACTCTGCaaataataaatacataaaataatgtatGTGAACATATGCTTCACATATATAGTACTATATACAGATTATGCAAATAGGTAACCCTAAATCATCACACACGTAGCAATAGCATCatcaaatatatgtatataactcTGGAAAGGGGCTGAACGCGAAAACCTTGTGATAGACATACCCTTTTCACctattcttattttatatatgataaaaatatacGTTTTGTACATTGTTAAACTGATTTTTCtctatatatttgtttaatattaAGTTATACTCCTTTGGGTTGAAAACaagttttgtaaaatatttgcTAGCTTTGGTTTGCATTTTTATAAGATGTTTTCTTCTAAGTCTTCTAGACTGCATATAATGCAATAAACTACATTTGATATTTTCTTATAGTAAAAAggatattttcttatattgcaGCACATTGACTGTTAAATTGCGAAAAATGAACATGTGTGTAACAAAATGGAACAACTGTAAATGTCAGATAAGGAGTAGATGGCCTGCCAACTTCAGTATGCAAAGTGCATTTATAACTCAGCGTTGACTCTCTTCTTTTCTTAGTGAGACAACTCAAATGAGGCGAAAACTAGACAACTATGCCAATAATTCTTTTATACTGTTGTAAATTATATACACATGATGAAATCATGATTATGCATTTAATTTTCGGTACTAATTGCCTCCCAACCTAATTTTTCAAAAGCATTTACTATCGTAGTTGGCTTATTTCTTTAgacaaatttacaaaaaccaAACTAGAAGTCACTGAAGAATGTTGcccaagaaaaatataaatctattaaaagaaaaaaattatacttcatccgtttttaaataatgtatacTTTAGCATTTTTTACTTGTttctaaaaaatcaatattttagattttctatgtatttttaataatgaattgtaaacttcaaaaaaatattaattgacaATTTTAGATTTATTGAATTGCTATTGGTTTAAATTTACGGGAAActgttataatttaaaaaaaataatgaatcaatagttaaatattaaatttttcttaatatttgtgaAAAATCTAAAGCATGCATTATTTAGGAACAGAGGAAGTAAGTTATAACCTGGTATTTGGTAGAAATTTCTCGTTGAATTTGTGTTTTTGTTGCAAATAGTAAGTTTATCTACTTTagatgttttttttcaaaagtacACGTTTTGTTAAAACTGAGGCCTTGATCGACTAGATTATTGAtcaaattcaatattttattaataaaaatgtattttatcaGATGGAATTGTTAAATGAAATACCTTCTCCATCTGGATTTAACATTGTCTGTTCGTTAAATTTTAACAAGCTTTCCACACGGAGTATGGCTTTTTGGACAAGCCATTTCTTTCCCATTTATTAggttatgaattttatatttgggttatttgatttttttcttacttgATTTAGTTTTTGACGGGAGGTTGTTAAaaatttgtttggtttgaatatatataattgagTATAAGAGTATTTATGTATTATTAgatgttatattaatatatttatcccAAATAATAAGAGAAgtatacatattattttaatattgtatTTGTTATTATAGTTGAAGATTAAGTAAATCATCTTATACAAATAAATGATTATAATTTTCAGAATAAATGTAACTGATTAGTTTcaaaatataagtttttaaaagtttttttgaatattttttaatataaatcaaatttggatgtagttttcattatttttgttaattttttaaggTTGATGACCGAAAAAGAGAAAATTCCCTGAGATTCATTTTTCGCTGATCCTTCTGTGATGAAATGTGAGAACAAATCAAAACgtatatattctttttattCTTATGAATTTTGTTCTTTAGTGTTATAATTGTTGTGAGTTATATCATgtgattttaataaattattttagcgGCTACATCAATGTTAAATGTTATTTAGTTGAAATAtacattattataaaatactTATAGAATATTATCTGTTCTACTAATATATTTGGTTTAGATAatagtaatataaaatatgtggagcatttacaaatttttaaattgttCGAGGATGTGTTAAATTCTTATAAAACACTTGATGAGGTAGCATCATATAAGAATAGATCAGGTTCTACTTTGTACATATAGATacctaacaaaataaaataaacgttcttggttaaatatttaaatttaaactttatattatttatggaatacTGGAatagtaaactatatatattgcaTGATATCGGTTAACATGATTTCTTTCATGAGGAAAAaagtatatatgtattaattgCGGTTGATACAGTGTATGAttcttttctcaaaaaaaaataaacttcatAAAGAACAAAATCAATCACTCATAAAAGGttattttttgaattaattCTGTTTAGTTATTTTTGATATTCATCTATATAAATAGTTCATTGGGACATAGTTTTTCTTTCATGTAGTTGTGGAGAAATATATCTCATATAAAAGTAAAcacaaacaaattatataagaaaaatgtcTTCATCCAAGCTTCACTTTGTTGTTCTTCTGATCATTGTTGCACTTCTTGCTAACAATGGACAATCAACTCGTAAGATCTTTTCTATCATCTCTTTATCATTTTCATATAACAACAAAAACAGAAGTCATTATTTACGTATAAGTTATATTGATGTATAGTTATCTTATTCATTTTATAAGCTACTAACAAAATTATGATTCTGATACTGAGTTTCTTTTTATAATATGATTGATCTAATAACAGGAGTAATGGATGATAAGTTTCCAGAATGCGAATTCAAAGGACCCTGCCAGATGAAAAGCGATTGTTTGGGGACATGTGGAGGCAAACCTGAAAATGCTTTGTGTATACCTAATCCTAGCGTAGACAGCCTTCAATGTTGTTGTCTTTCAAACTAATTtgattcaaattatattatactATTGAAATAAGCAGTGATGTTTTATCAATAATTTCAAACGCTCCAGCATGGATTTCATTAAACGAATTAAGgataattaaatattgtttCATGTTTCAATATCATGTCCGGCATTTGTGACATAATGAAGAATTGAAGATTTCGAAATCAAAtccttaagatttttttaaggCAAATCATACACTTGAGATTATGTACACACACATACCATCCCCACAAACTCTGACTAAAACACTCAAAACACCAAATATTTACTTGACATCATTATCTTTATGTCTTCTCGACTCCGTGAGCTACCTTCGGACACAAGAGTCACATACTACACACTcttcctgtttttttttgtaatggtCTGTCCCCATTTAACTGTCGTTTTGGGAACTGATCCCCGGTTGAAGTTGATCAGGTTTGATTCTGAGATTGAGGATCGTACCCATGGTGaagtaattttataatatgaGAAAATAGATTTCATATATAGAATTTGGGAGGATAAAATTCATTTATACAATATGACCATAAGAATTTGATTTATACAGTTAAAATACATTAGGTATATACAGTTACGTTAACGGGTAGATGTATATATAATCCTGTTAACAGAAACTTCAAGTTACAGTTTTTTCTAATTTCTCATATCCAGCTCCCCATTGTTTCATCCTCTCGGAAGCTTGTTCCACCTTGAGAAATAGTAATATTAGAGAAATGAACattaattcatgtttttttttctaaattacaaaacttattttaaaaaaaaagtaatgatcAAAATTGAAAGGATGTTATACCTCTTTGTTCCAATTGGTTTTGTATATCATGTACACAAGGATCAAAGTCTGAAGACTAGTCCCACATATCATACCAATCCAAATCCCCtgaaacatataaaaatatttcatcaaaacCGACCTAATCAAACAAAGACCGATAAGTAGTGAGACTTTACCTGCACGCCAAGTCTGGTTTTATAACCTAGAAGAAACCCTAGAGGTAAACCAAAAACATAGTAACAAATCAAGTTGATATAAGCCACCGGTGCTTGCCATCCTCCTCCGACTGCAACACCTGCTCAGTCCCCAACATTCTTCATTACCACCCACGTCTTTCAACcgttctttaattttttttttaaaagactctACATAAAATCTTAATTACCAGATATAACTGGTTGTAAACTGTTGAGGATCATCGTTATGCCGAGGAGGTAAGCAAGATCAGCTACAGCCTTTCTCATCTCTTGGCTATCCGTAAAAATGACTGCAAAGTCATCTCGTGTAATGAGAATTACAATTGCACACACCACTCCAATGAAGAGAGACTCGATCACCGTTACAATCACCGAGTACTTGGCAGCTCGTGGATGTCCAGATCCTAGCTCATTAGACACCCTAACACTGAAGAAACATCGCATAAACCTATCGTTCTTTAActagaaaaccaaaaaaaacaatgctttgtttttttattttaccttATAGCTGCATTGATTCCAATGAACAACATTCCTTCCCATCCATTAATGTTCATACTGAGACAAGAGAAACGGTTTCAgatagtatataaaacatttaagcTTGTGAAGGGGTTTCAAAAGGGCTAATTACCAAATCGAGAGAGATCCAACGGCTAAGACAGGGTCTTCAAGATGTCCGGTTAAGACAATGATAGTCATAAAGTACCAAATCTCAAGACAAAGCATAACCGCAGACGCAAACGACAGTTTCAAAAACGGCCAAACGTCTTGAAACGCCAACCAAGAAAGCCCACGCCAACCGTCTTTACACCACCCAACAACGTAAACAAGCTGCGCGATGGCGATCCCCCAAGCGGAGGCAACAAAGGCAGCCGCTGCGCCGTTAAGTCCCCACTTGAAAACGTTAATAAAGAGGTGGAGGATGAAGATGTGAAGGGTCAAGGCGACGAAACCGATCCAGGCGAGGATCCCGACTTTGCTCTGTGACTGGAGAAACTTCTTGGTGGGGAAGTTGATGGCGAGTGCGAAGACTTGAGGGATGATTTGAGCAGTGAATTTGCCTGAGATTTCGGCGATTTGGGGTTCTTGGCCGAGGAGAATGAGAAGAGGAGTCGCGTAGATGTAGAGCGGAAGCAAGCAGAAGCATGTTCCGATTAGGATAAGCCAAGAACGCTGCATGTAAACGCCTAACATCTCTATTTGTCCCGCTCCAAACGCTTGTCCGCATAGCGTCTCCAACGCACTCGCCATTCCTAGCAAGAAACCGAAGGAGAAGTTGGAGACGACGGAGAGAGAGATCGCGACGGCGGAGAGCTCGAGATCGCCGATATGGCCGACGAAGATGCTCGTGAAGGAGTTAACTCCGTAGTTGCAAAGAATGTTGAAGGCTATTGGTGCAGCTATTTCCCAAAGCTTCGAGGATTCAACCATGCAGACGAACTTAGCGTCACTAAAGCTTGTAATCGGAGGAAAGTCATCGTCGTCGGTTTTTCCGATCAAAGTAGAAGGGGCGTGGTGAAGCTTGGTAGTCTCATTAGGCTCTGTTTCGAAGACAGAGACTCTGACGAGAAGGGGAGAGGATGGACCACTCTCGATGACGTCATCAGCTGGTACGTTGATGGTTTGTGGTGGTTTTCCGGAAGAGGATGAGGTGGATATTCTCTCCTCCCTTACCGGAGTTTCCATTTTTCTCCGGTTGTGACTATCTTTCtactatttattgttttttttttctagatggGGAGGATTAGACACAAGAACTGAAAGATGATAATTGAAATGGTTTATGACTTATGaggtttattttcatttttattattcttcTAATTATTTTCACTGGTTTGCCTGTGATTTAGGTTAGCCGTGGAGAAGACGAGAGAATCTCGcattccacaaaaaaaaaaagattgatagATTATGGTGACCGTTATTATCGTAATGACTCTTTCTGAATAAGAGCCTGTAAGTTTTTACAAATATGCCATTACAAGGCgatcaatgttttttttactgTTAACCCTCTATTAAGTCAAGCTATTAGCTGTTAATGGGTCCATTAATATTGGTATGAACACATTTGACAACACAGATTAAATTCATGACTGGATCCACTGTGAACTTTGATAACTATATGTAAGGTATATAGTTGACTAAATAGAGGGTTAAGTATCAAGTTTTTACAAAATATGCCATTACAAGGCTATTAAGTATCAAGTTAAACAGCACAAAACTTCAACGTCCCTACAGTCTCTCTTGAAAAGAATTAGATAATCAAtggttttttttattgttagcCCTCTTATTAAGTAAGCATTAGCTGTTAATGGGTCCATTAATATTGGTACGAACTGTAAAAGTTTACATTTGTCAACACAGAGTTAATTCATGACTGAATCCACTGAACTATGATAAAATGCAAGGTACAGTTGACTAAATCTCATCCTTTTCCTTTTGATTAATAGCAAATGACAAATCAAGGCATCATTCTCCACACTACCAACAACTAGAGATTATACTACTAATTAAACCCTCTTAGAGAGCAAACAAAAAAAGCACACACACACATTTAAGACCGTTTTCTAACAAAACCATCTACAAACTGATCAGGGAGAAGAGGGAGGTTTACCACCGAAAGACGACCGTGAGCCAGGGCTAGACAATCCAGTCATGAGATCAGAACAACCCCTGCCTTCACTACAGCTTGTGCCGCTCAAACCATTGCCCACTCCATTATATGAGTCGCCGGAGACTAGAGCTTGTATCAACTTAGGTGGAGGAGGAACTGTCACCTCCACAACTCCTTCAAGCATCTTCACCACCGTTCCCATTGCCGGCCTTATCTCTTCATTGTCTTGTATGCACCATATCGCCACCGTGGCCATCCTCGTCGCCTCATCATTGTTGTATTCTCCGTTGAGTCTAGCGTCCACAACCAAGTCCACATTTCCTTGTATGATTTCACGCGCTGCCCATGGAGGAAAGAACCtgccaaaaataaaaacatttactCAATGTTTCAATAACTGTTTTAACCATTCACGAAGTGTTTATATACCATTTCTCGGGTTCTTTCTCATCTTTCTCTCCTCCTGGTGTATCGCTAACTACATTTCTTCGACCACCGATAAGCTCCAACAGTGTCATTCCGAAGCTATACACATCAGCTTTAGTCGTGATGGGTAAACCTGATATCCACTCGGGAGCAACGTATCCCCATGTACCTCTCATAGTGGCAAGAACCCTGCTGAAGTCACGCCCAACAAGCTTGGCCAGTCCGAAGTCAGATACTTTAGCGTTGTAATCACTGTCCAAGAGAATGTTCTCCGGCTTGATATCGCAGTGAATGATACAATCCCTACACCCTTCGTGCAGATAGGCAATCCCTTTCGCAGTCCCTACGGCTATCCTGAAACGCGTTTCCCAGCTTAGCAACTTGGGACTACTTCTTGACAAGTAGGAGCTCAACGATCCGTTTGGCATGTAGTCATAGACGAGAAGCCTATGAAGATTCTCTGAGCAGAAACCTCGAAGCCTAACGAGGTTAACGTGCTGAATGTTCCCAATGGTGCACACCTCTGCCCGGAACTCTCCCTCGCCGCTTCCTGGTCTTTCTAAGCGTTTCACAGCCACGTAAGTGGAAGAATCATGTAACGTACCTTTGAAAACAGCGCCGAAACCGCCGTGTCCGAGCTTCTCCGAGAACCCGTTGGTAGCTTTATGAAGCTCCTTGAAAGAAAAGACCTTCAGATTCAACACAGCAAAaccatcttcctcttctttctttgtcTTCTTGCTCTTC is part of the Brassica rapa cultivar Chiifu-401-42 chromosome A09, CAAS_Brap_v3.01, whole genome shotgun sequence genome and harbors:
- the LOC103836927 gene encoding protein DETOXIFICATION 34 encodes the protein METPVREERISTSSSSGKPPQTINVPADDVIESGPSSPLLVRVSVFETEPNETTKLHHAPSTLIGKTDDDDFPPITSFSDAKFVCMVESSKLWEIAAPIAFNILCNYGVNSFTSIFVGHIGDLELSAVAISLSVVSNFSFGFLLGMASALETLCGQAFGAGQIEMLGVYMQRSWLILIGTCFCLLPLYIYATPLLILLGQEPQIAEISGKFTAQIIPQVFALAINFPTKKFLQSQSKVGILAWIGFVALTLHIFILHLFINVFKWGLNGAAAAFVASAWGIAIAQLVYVVGWCKDGWRGLSWLAFQDVWPFLKLSFASAVMLCLEIWYFMTIIVLTGHLEDPVLAVGSLSICMNINGWEGMLFIGINAAISVRVSNELGSGHPRAAKYSVIVTVIESLFIGVVCAIVILITRDDFAVIFTDSQEMRKAVADLAYLLGITMILNSLQPVISGVAVGGGWQAPVAYINLICYYVFGLPLGFLLGYKTRLGVQGIWIGMICGTSLQTLILVYMIYKTNWNKEVEQASERMKQWGAGYEKLEKTVT
- the LOC103836926 gene encoding cytochrome P450 86A2 — protein: MDVSNTMLLVAIAAAYWLWFKRISRWLKGPRVWPILGSLPGLIEQRDRMHDWITENLRACGGTYQTCICAVPFLAKKQGLVTVTADPKNIEHMLKTRFDNYPKGPTWQAVFHDFLGQGIFNSDGDTWLFQRKTAALEFTTRTLRQAMGRWVNRGIKLRFCPILETAQNTCEPVDLQDLVLRLTFDNICGLAFGKDTRTCAPGLPENGFASAFDRATEASLQRFILPEFLWRIKKWLGLGLEVSLNRSLGEIEGYLDAVINTRKQELLSQQESGVQGHDDLLSRFMKKKDQKGQSYSEGFLRHVALNFILAGRDTSSVALSWFFWLVMTHPTVEEKIVREICSVLMETRGSDVSSWTEEPLGFDEVDRLVYLKAALSETLRLYPSVPEDSKHVVNDDVLPDGTFVPAGSSVTYSIYAAGRMKTTWGEDCLEFKPERWISPEDGKFVNHDQYRFVAFNAGPRICLGKDLAYLQMKTIAAAVLLRHSLTVAPGHKVEQKMSLTLFMKNGLVVNVHKRDLEGIMKSLVRTERNDVVAATLNGKCNGVIGEGVSSVNAAVAVAV